One genomic segment of Streptomyces niveus includes these proteins:
- a CDS encoding PadR family transcriptional regulator — translation MSIGHTLLGLLESGPQHGYNLKRAFDDSFGHDRPLHYGQVYSTMSRLLKNGLVEVDGVEAGGGPERKRYAITEAGITDVERWLAQPEKPEPYLQSTLYTKVVISLLTGRSAADLLDTQRAEHLRLMRVLTERKRHGDLSDQLICDHALFHLEADLRWLELTAARLDRLAEEVRR, via the coding sequence ATGTCAATCGGACACACCCTCCTCGGGCTTCTCGAATCAGGCCCTCAGCACGGCTACAACCTGAAGCGAGCCTTCGACGACTCCTTCGGCCACGATCGCCCCCTGCACTACGGACAGGTCTACTCGACCATGTCCCGGCTGCTGAAGAACGGGCTCGTCGAGGTCGACGGTGTGGAGGCCGGCGGGGGGCCCGAGCGAAAGCGGTACGCGATCACCGAAGCCGGCATCACCGACGTCGAGCGCTGGCTCGCGCAGCCGGAGAAGCCGGAACCGTATCTCCAGTCGACCCTCTACACGAAGGTCGTCATCTCGCTGCTCACCGGCCGCAGCGCCGCCGATCTGCTCGACACACAGCGGGCCGAGCATCTGCGGCTGATGCGCGTCCTGACCGAGCGCAAGCGGCACGGCGACCTCTCCGACCAGCTCATCTGCGACCACGCGCTGTTCCATCTGGAGGCGGATCTGCGCTGGCTGGAACTGACGGCCGCGCGCCTGGACAGGCTCGCCGAGGAGGTACGCCGATGA
- a CDS encoding lysyl oxidase family protein codes for MTRTHNVRLRRSVMAATAALAVTAGVVAAAPEGEAAQTTPKLSLIAATKSLTLDSWKEDPGVYLDLGTYLTAEGAPFELKVTRKSYKDPVVAEQIIHDGDKTTAKALPAGLVKDFSGLPGFAQITITDTNRKVVVNRTEKYCPNNAAGRIDPDGSAKSKYPESCPENAFTLGSVWGVEKGWASNTYAGYASKPVQLAAGKYQAKVSVTKRYRDLFGISNKPQLINLTVRERSWEDEDGAAGPRSKSAASGHSGHDMANMKGMAGMSGHAGHGATRSEAPAAPTSGAGPSYNVGHGPLIPAPPALPWALKKASLRTATAPVGDGPGRTDGSRQAPAVEPNAKRPTGKALVPDVPKPDLRSLPAYGIEISDGGMDVKGKDYLAFSANVWNAGPAQLVVDGFRSPGKELMDAYQYFYDADGKQVGYTPTGTMEWDPRPGHEHWHFTDFASYRLLKADQKESVRSGKEAFCLANTDAVDYTVKNANWHPGNTDLSTACGQENSISVREVLDVGSGDTYTQDLPGQSFDITNLANGTYYIQVLANPENRLKETNLDNNSALRKVVLGGKPGARTVKVPAHDLVDAN; via the coding sequence ATGACCAGAACGCACAACGTCCGGCTCCGGCGTTCGGTGATGGCCGCCACCGCGGCGCTCGCCGTGACCGCGGGAGTCGTGGCCGCGGCGCCCGAAGGCGAGGCGGCGCAGACCACGCCGAAGCTCAGCCTGATCGCCGCGACCAAGTCGCTGACGCTCGACTCGTGGAAGGAGGACCCGGGCGTCTACCTCGACCTCGGTACCTACCTCACGGCCGAGGGCGCGCCCTTCGAACTCAAGGTGACCCGTAAGTCGTACAAGGACCCGGTCGTCGCCGAGCAGATCATCCACGACGGCGACAAGACCACCGCCAAGGCCCTGCCGGCCGGGCTGGTGAAGGACTTCTCGGGGCTGCCGGGCTTCGCGCAGATCACCATCACCGACACGAACCGCAAGGTCGTGGTCAACAGGACCGAGAAGTACTGCCCGAACAACGCCGCCGGGCGCATCGACCCCGACGGGTCGGCCAAGTCGAAGTACCCGGAGAGCTGCCCGGAGAACGCGTTCACCCTCGGTTCGGTGTGGGGCGTCGAGAAGGGCTGGGCGTCCAACACGTACGCGGGCTACGCCTCCAAGCCGGTCCAGCTCGCCGCCGGCAAGTACCAGGCCAAGGTGTCGGTGACCAAGCGCTACCGCGACCTCTTCGGCATCTCCAACAAGCCGCAGCTCATCAACCTGACTGTGCGCGAGCGCAGTTGGGAGGACGAGGACGGCGCTGCCGGGCCGCGCAGCAAGAGCGCGGCGTCCGGTCACAGCGGCCACGACATGGCGAACATGAAGGGCATGGCCGGCATGTCCGGGCACGCCGGCCACGGTGCGACGCGCTCCGAGGCCCCCGCCGCCCCGACCAGCGGCGCCGGTCCCTCGTACAACGTGGGCCACGGCCCGCTCATCCCCGCGCCGCCGGCCCTGCCGTGGGCGCTGAAGAAGGCTTCGCTGCGGACCGCGACGGCTCCCGTCGGTGACGGCCCCGGCCGCACGGACGGCTCGCGCCAGGCGCCCGCCGTCGAGCCCAACGCCAAGCGCCCGACCGGCAAGGCGCTGGTCCCGGACGTGCCGAAGCCCGACCTGCGTTCGCTGCCCGCCTACGGCATCGAGATCAGCGACGGCGGCATGGACGTCAAGGGCAAGGACTACCTCGCCTTCAGCGCCAACGTCTGGAACGCCGGTCCCGCGCAGCTCGTCGTGGACGGCTTCCGCAGCCCCGGCAAGGAGCTGATGGACGCCTACCAGTACTTCTACGACGCGGACGGCAAGCAGGTCGGCTACACCCCGACCGGCACCATGGAGTGGGACCCGCGGCCGGGCCACGAGCACTGGCACTTCACCGACTTCGCCAGCTACCGGCTGCTGAAGGCGGACCAGAAGGAGTCGGTGCGCAGCGGCAAGGAGGCGTTCTGCCTGGCGAACACCGACGCCGTCGACTACACGGTGAAGAACGCCAACTGGCACCCGGGCAACACCGATCTGTCCACCGCGTGCGGCCAGGAGAACTCGATCTCCGTCCGTGAGGTGCTGGACGTCGGCTCCGGCGACACGTACACGCAGGACCTGCCGGGTCAGTCCTTCGACATCACCAACCTGGCGAACGGCACCTACTACATCCAGGTGCTCGCCAACCCCGAGAACCGTCTCAAGGAGACGAACCTCGACAACAACAGCGCGCTGCGCAAGGTCGTCCTGGGCGGCAAGCCGGGCGCGCGTACGGTGAAGGTGCCGGCGCACGACCTGGTCGACGCCAACTGA
- a CDS encoding ABC transporter permease, translated as MSTFALAVRDSNTMLRRNLLHARRYPSMTLNLLLTPIMMLLLFVYIFGDVMSAGIGGANRSDYIAYIVPGILMMTIGSTVIGAAVSVSTDMTEGIIARFRTMAIHRGSVIIGHVVGSVLQVLASLVLVGAVAVAIGFRSTDATVLEWLAAFGLLALFATALTWIAVGMGLASPNAEAAGNMAMPLILLPLISSAFIPADTMPGWFRPIAEYQPFTPAIETLRGLLLGTEIGHNGWLALAWCLALSALGYYWSKAQFNSDPK; from the coding sequence ATGAGTACCTTCGCCCTCGCCGTACGCGACTCGAACACCATGCTGCGGCGCAACCTCCTGCACGCGCGCCGCTACCCGTCCATGACGCTCAATCTGCTGCTCACGCCGATCATGATGCTGCTGCTCTTCGTCTACATCTTCGGCGACGTGATGAGCGCCGGCATCGGCGGCGCGAACCGCTCCGACTACATCGCCTACATCGTCCCCGGCATCCTGATGATGACCATCGGCAGCACGGTGATCGGGGCCGCGGTCTCCGTCTCCACCGATATGACCGAGGGCATCATCGCCCGCTTCCGCACCATGGCCATCCACCGCGGCTCCGTGATCATCGGTCATGTCGTCGGCAGCGTGCTCCAGGTGCTCGCCAGCCTGGTCCTCGTCGGCGCCGTCGCCGTGGCCATCGGTTTCCGGTCGACGGACGCCACGGTCCTGGAGTGGCTCGCGGCCTTCGGTCTGCTCGCACTCTTCGCCACGGCCCTCACCTGGATCGCGGTCGGCATGGGCCTGGCCAGCCCGAACGCCGAGGCCGCCGGCAACATGGCCATGCCCCTGATCCTGCTCCCGCTCATCTCCAGCGCCTTCATCCCGGCGGACACGATGCCGGGCTGGTTCCGGCCGATCGCCGAGTACCAGCCCTTCACACCCGCCATCGAGACCCTGCGCGGACTGCTCCTCGGCACCGAGATCGGCCACAACGGCTGGCTCGCCCTCGCCTGGTGCCTGGCTCTCTCCGCCCTCGGCTACTACTGGTCCAAGGCGCAGTTCAACAGCGACCCGAAGTAA
- a CDS encoding ATP-binding protein — protein MTTDLTLLPRVAHRGHEVTAPRLRGLLALLAGDLRTGCSTERLVEGLWQPDELPERPGRALQVLVSRARAQLGADLIASTPTGYRLALAEDQVDTSALLLHAAASADRARAGDYAGSLAAAEAGLALWEGTPDGAGDTDDPVYALRAEREPVRGALIRTRALALARLGRHAEAAGPLGVAASEHPRDEEVLAELLRGVAATTGPSAALARYEAYRRELRDDLGTDPGAGLKAVQQELLVGEAPVVRHGVPHEPNPLLGRDEHIAALQGLLRTSRAVTVIGPGGLGKTRIAHAVSRRAEQRVVYFVPLAGVTADADVAAEVASALGTGEGRPGAGGGTGPAAVVSGILGVLGTGPALLVLDNCEQVVRGASDLVQALVSSSKDLRVLATSRAPLGLMSEAVYALPELGLDTSIELFTQRARAARPGVELPPDAVAGLCRHLDGLPLAVELAAARVRVLSVPEIARRLGDRFALLRGGARDVPERHRTLYAVVEWSWNLLAEEAKAALRLLSVFPGGFSGEAAERVLGEDALFLLEQLADQSLLTVADTPSGVRFRMLETVREFSAARRTEAGEDEEAVDRFLAWAREFGVAYHDWFFGTEPRAAWERIRAEQDNLVLALRHALARTDAPTIAALTAVLAALWATDSSFPRLAALAADTGPPLSHYHPEPEYVEVARSAAALCTAGLFMGHGPVAVRQLVTLRRLPTAPPDTLMRAIAAVLSAIPEMLSPDYDVLRGLCDSEQPLVAGVAECIATYVWEYEHDIDRALVSARRILDELAPVDNPSMQLMGHSRLSELCLRTGRGEDAYVHLRAALDVVPRLGDGHDYLFLRTSLVLACLQRGNPDEAEYWLRQAESDNAPEEDAFYRPGLGGRAEIALARGLTEVGLGLWRGALERMPGAGSTDSDNLWLDPWALHIQSAAVTAHAHAGRLELVARPVERLRQALRTLLSAPSGSPIELPVFGGLLHALGMVGIASGNAGEGAGAGAGEGAGAGAGAGAVRMIALAERLCAPREFQPTMSAERARKAAVNADGAAYADAVSEYAALGRDELREAARAVMSVTSGRC, from the coding sequence GTGACTACCGACCTGACCCTGCTGCCACGTGTCGCCCATCGCGGCCACGAGGTCACCGCGCCCCGGCTCCGCGGGCTCCTCGCGCTGCTCGCGGGCGACCTGCGCACGGGCTGCAGCACCGAGCGGCTGGTCGAAGGGTTGTGGCAGCCGGACGAGTTGCCCGAGCGGCCGGGGCGGGCGCTACAGGTCCTCGTGTCCCGGGCGCGGGCGCAACTGGGCGCCGATCTCATCGCGAGCACGCCGACCGGATACCGGCTCGCCCTCGCCGAGGACCAGGTCGACACCTCCGCCCTGCTGCTGCACGCCGCCGCGAGCGCGGACCGGGCCAGGGCCGGGGACTACGCGGGATCCCTCGCCGCGGCCGAGGCAGGCCTCGCGCTGTGGGAGGGCACACCCGACGGGGCCGGTGACACCGACGACCCCGTCTACGCGCTGCGCGCCGAGCGCGAGCCGGTGCGCGGGGCCCTCATACGTACGCGTGCGCTCGCACTCGCGCGCCTGGGACGGCATGCGGAAGCGGCCGGTCCGCTCGGCGTGGCCGCCTCGGAGCATCCGCGCGACGAGGAGGTGCTCGCCGAGCTGCTGCGCGGCGTGGCGGCGACGACAGGCCCGTCCGCCGCGCTGGCACGGTACGAGGCGTACCGCCGCGAGCTGCGCGACGATCTCGGCACCGATCCCGGCGCCGGACTCAAGGCCGTACAGCAGGAGTTGCTGGTCGGCGAGGCGCCGGTGGTCAGGCACGGCGTACCGCACGAGCCCAACCCGCTCCTCGGCAGGGACGAGCACATCGCGGCCCTCCAGGGGCTGCTGCGCACCTCCCGCGCCGTCACCGTCATCGGCCCCGGCGGTCTCGGCAAGACCCGGATCGCCCACGCCGTCAGCCGCCGGGCCGAGCAGCGGGTGGTGTATTTCGTACCGCTCGCCGGTGTCACCGCGGACGCGGACGTCGCCGCCGAGGTGGCCTCCGCGCTCGGTACGGGCGAGGGGCGACCAGGCGCCGGGGGCGGCACCGGCCCGGCCGCGGTGGTGTCCGGCATCCTCGGCGTGCTCGGCACCGGGCCGGCGCTGCTGGTCCTGGACAACTGCGAGCAGGTCGTACGCGGCGCCTCCGACCTCGTACAGGCCCTGGTCTCGTCCTCGAAGGACCTGCGGGTGCTCGCCACGAGCAGGGCGCCCCTCGGTCTCATGTCGGAGGCGGTGTACGCGCTGCCGGAGCTGGGGCTCGACACCTCCATCGAGCTGTTCACGCAGCGGGCGCGGGCCGCCCGGCCCGGAGTCGAGCTGCCGCCGGACGCGGTGGCCGGGCTCTGCCGCCACCTCGACGGGCTGCCGCTCGCCGTGGAGCTGGCCGCGGCGCGGGTGCGAGTGCTCTCCGTGCCGGAGATAGCCCGCCGCCTCGGCGACCGCTTCGCGCTGCTGCGCGGCGGCGCGCGGGACGTGCCGGAGCGCCACCGGACGCTGTACGCGGTCGTGGAGTGGAGCTGGAACCTCCTCGCGGAGGAGGCAAAGGCCGCGCTGCGTCTGCTGTCCGTCTTTCCGGGCGGCTTCTCCGGGGAGGCGGCGGAGCGGGTACTCGGCGAGGACGCGCTGTTCCTGCTGGAACAACTGGCCGATCAGTCGCTGCTCACCGTCGCCGACACCCCGTCCGGTGTGCGGTTCCGAATGCTGGAGACCGTACGGGAGTTCAGCGCCGCCCGGCGTACGGAGGCGGGCGAGGACGAGGAGGCCGTCGACCGGTTCCTGGCCTGGGCGCGGGAGTTCGGGGTCGCGTACCACGACTGGTTCTTCGGCACGGAGCCGCGCGCCGCCTGGGAGCGGATCAGGGCCGAGCAGGACAACCTCGTACTGGCCCTGCGGCACGCCCTGGCCCGTACGGACGCCCCCACCATCGCCGCCCTCACCGCCGTCCTGGCCGCTCTGTGGGCAACCGACTCCAGCTTCCCCCGCCTGGCCGCCCTCGCCGCAGACACCGGCCCGCCCCTGTCGCACTACCACCCCGAGCCCGAATACGTCGAAGTCGCCCGCTCCGCCGCGGCGTTGTGCACGGCGGGCCTGTTCATGGGCCACGGCCCGGTCGCCGTACGCCAGCTCGTCACTCTCCGACGGCTGCCCACGGCCCCGCCGGACACGCTGATGCGGGCCATCGCGGCGGTGCTGAGCGCGATCCCCGAGATGCTGTCTCCCGACTACGACGTACTGCGGGGGCTCTGCGACAGCGAGCAGCCGCTGGTCGCCGGCGTCGCCGAGTGCATAGCCACCTACGTCTGGGAGTACGAGCACGACATCGACCGCGCGCTCGTCTCGGCCCGCCGGATACTCGACGAACTGGCTCCGGTCGACAATCCGTCCATGCAGCTCATGGGGCATTCCCGGCTGAGTGAGCTGTGTCTGCGGACGGGGCGGGGCGAGGACGCGTACGTGCATCTCAGGGCGGCGCTCGATGTGGTGCCGCGGCTCGGCGACGGACACGACTACCTCTTCCTCCGTACGAGCCTCGTCCTCGCCTGCCTGCAGCGCGGCAACCCCGACGAGGCCGAGTACTGGCTGCGGCAGGCGGAGAGCGACAACGCTCCGGAGGAGGACGCCTTCTACCGGCCCGGCCTCGGCGGACGCGCCGAGATCGCGCTCGCCCGCGGGCTGACGGAGGTCGGGCTCGGCCTGTGGCGCGGCGCGTTGGAGCGGATGCCCGGGGCCGGCTCGACGGACAGCGACAACCTCTGGCTGGACCCGTGGGCACTGCACATCCAGTCGGCGGCGGTGACGGCGCACGCACACGCCGGCCGTCTCGAACTGGTCGCGCGACCGGTCGAGCGGCTCCGGCAGGCGTTGCGGACCCTGCTCTCCGCTCCGTCCGGCTCGCCCATCGAGCTGCCGGTGTTCGGGGGGCTGCTGCACGCCCTCGGCATGGTGGGGATCGCGTCCGGGAACGCCGGGGAGGGGGCTGGGGCGGGTGCCGGGGAGGGGGCCGGTGCCGGTGCCGGTGCCGGTGCCGTACGGATGATCGCGCTGGCCGAACGGCTGTGCGCGCCACGCGAGTTCCAGCCGACGATGTCGGCCGAGCGCGCCCGCAAGGCAGCCGTCAACGCCGACGGGGCGGCGTACGCCGACGCTGTCTCGGAGTACGCCGCCCTGGGGCGGGACGAGTTGCGGGAGGCGGCCCGTGCCGTCATGTCCGTTACTTCGGGTCGCTGTTGA
- a CDS encoding polysaccharide lyase family 8 super-sandwich domain-containing protein encodes MQLSRRTLLTMLPASALLAVAAPLRARAAGRPTAASASGAAEPGADHAALLANTVAIFAGTAESNARPEVAAKLAAITSTARTRLAALDGAGPGELFKGVALGTSDANLNTSYQYLYEIALATRTPGPAASDLRDNVSVQRRVIDGLVLLHDAYYGDQSKGYYGNWFNWEIGISASVSRTLVLLKDELAAHKPDLTATYVSSMDAYLRNGKDGDVDLDSRFHTGANLADITTNRILQGAVTGDDARVVKAVADQLTVYATVDPYNPRHGVTDGFYADGSFIQHDSVAYTGSYGKVLLTRAVQTVKILEGTDYLGTGNGAGTGTGSGTGDLVAVVRGWVADGFAPLIFEGWMMEIVKGRGVSRTATGYTDVAVVVEAVVDLSGHSTGADATALQGYVKFVRQTSKAALDPAVFVSPVSVARYADILADASVPSADLGDAESHTAFNAMDKTVHRRPGYAFALARSSDRISKYEYMSGENLMPWFQGDGAHYLYLAGQDQTRSFGIDYYTTVSPYRLAGVTAPVETRRTIPELYGTAWYDNPERGFTSSSESQNTYVYFPRGTNSLSGGARLGAYGAVGLVLGDDVAYAAKQAGELPDDFVVHRNATATKSWFMLDDEIVVLAAGVGDAAGRAVTTTLDSRIAAASDAVTVTGRLRDGATWPRGGDGNAGGSTAPGPVAWLRYADAGQGIAVGYVFLDGGGDSRPTVALDTVTRSRRVVRTSNPDTPVTKQVFSLSVDQPAGARPLSMAHALVPNATERQLKAYGAGRGHGSGAGRGPLSVVANTTRVQAVEHRGLSLLAANTFTPGTHRAGLLSIDGAASVLLRTSHDGTVSVAVCDPTMARNTVSVTVGGRRLRAVSSDDRVRVREVPGGTRIDVDTHQAHGRSLTARLR; translated from the coding sequence TTGCAGCTCTCGCGCCGCACCCTTTTGACGATGTTGCCCGCGTCCGCCCTGCTCGCCGTGGCCGCGCCCCTGCGGGCGCGAGCCGCCGGGCGGCCGACCGCCGCGAGCGCCAGTGGCGCCGCCGAACCCGGCGCCGACCACGCCGCGCTCCTCGCCAACACCGTCGCGATCTTCGCCGGCACCGCCGAGTCCAACGCCCGCCCCGAGGTGGCCGCCAAGCTCGCCGCCATCACCTCGACGGCGCGCACGCGCCTCGCCGCGCTGGACGGCGCCGGACCCGGGGAACTCTTCAAGGGCGTCGCCCTCGGCACGAGCGACGCGAACCTCAACACCTCGTACCAGTACCTGTACGAGATCGCCCTCGCCACCCGTACCCCCGGCCCCGCCGCCTCGGACCTCCGCGACAACGTGAGCGTCCAACGACGCGTCATCGACGGCCTGGTGCTCCTCCACGACGCGTACTACGGCGACCAGTCGAAGGGTTACTACGGCAACTGGTTCAACTGGGAGATCGGCATCTCGGCGAGCGTGAGCAGGACCCTCGTCCTGTTGAAGGACGAACTCGCCGCCCACAAGCCGGATCTGACGGCCACTTACGTCTCCTCGATGGACGCCTATCTGCGCAACGGCAAGGACGGCGACGTCGACCTCGACTCGCGCTTCCACACCGGCGCCAACCTCGCCGACATCACCACCAACCGCATCCTCCAGGGCGCGGTCACCGGCGACGACGCGCGCGTGGTCAAAGCGGTCGCCGACCAGCTGACGGTGTACGCGACGGTGGATCCGTACAACCCCCGGCACGGCGTCACCGACGGCTTCTACGCGGACGGGTCCTTCATCCAGCACGACTCCGTCGCCTACACCGGCTCGTACGGCAAGGTCCTGCTCACCCGCGCCGTGCAGACCGTCAAGATCCTCGAAGGCACCGATTACCTCGGCACCGGCAACGGTGCCGGCACAGGTACCGGCTCCGGCACCGGCGATCTGGTGGCCGTCGTGCGCGGCTGGGTGGCCGACGGCTTCGCCCCGCTCATCTTCGAGGGCTGGATGATGGAGATCGTCAAGGGCCGCGGAGTGTCGCGGACAGCGACCGGTTACACGGACGTCGCCGTCGTCGTGGAGGCCGTCGTAGACCTCTCGGGACACTCCACCGGCGCCGACGCCACCGCCCTCCAGGGGTACGTCAAGTTCGTGCGCCAGACGTCGAAGGCCGCGCTCGACCCCGCCGTCTTCGTCTCACCGGTCAGCGTCGCGCGCTACGCCGACATCCTCGCCGACGCATCCGTCCCGTCCGCGGACCTCGGTGACGCCGAGAGCCACACCGCGTTCAACGCGATGGACAAGACCGTGCACCGGCGCCCGGGTTACGCGTTCGCGCTGGCCCGCAGCTCCGACCGGATCAGCAAGTACGAGTACATGAGCGGCGAGAACCTGATGCCGTGGTTCCAGGGCGACGGCGCGCACTATCTGTATCTCGCGGGCCAGGACCAGACCCGGTCCTTCGGCATCGACTACTACACGACCGTGTCGCCGTACCGGCTGGCCGGCGTGACCGCGCCCGTGGAGACGCGCCGGACGATCCCCGAGCTGTACGGCACCGCCTGGTACGACAACCCGGAGCGCGGCTTCACCTCGTCCTCCGAGTCGCAGAACACGTACGTCTACTTCCCGCGCGGCACCAACTCCCTCTCCGGGGGCGCCCGCCTCGGCGCGTACGGCGCGGTCGGCCTCGTGCTGGGCGACGACGTCGCGTACGCGGCGAAGCAGGCCGGCGAACTGCCCGACGACTTCGTCGTCCACCGCAACGCAACCGCCACCAAGTCGTGGTTCATGCTCGACGACGAGATCGTCGTCCTGGCGGCCGGGGTCGGTGACGCGGCGGGCCGCGCGGTGACGACCACGCTCGACAGCAGGATCGCCGCCGCGTCGGACGCCGTCACGGTGACGGGGCGTCTGCGCGACGGTGCGACGTGGCCGCGCGGTGGGGACGGGAACGCGGGCGGGAGTACGGCGCCGGGCCCGGTGGCCTGGCTGCGTTACGCCGATGCCGGGCAGGGGATCGCGGTCGGATACGTGTTCCTGGACGGCGGCGGGGACAGCCGTCCGACGGTCGCGCTCGACACGGTCACCAGGAGCCGGCGCGTCGTCCGTACGTCCAACCCCGACACCCCGGTCACCAAGCAGGTGTTCTCCCTGTCCGTCGACCAACCGGCGGGCGCACGGCCGCTGTCGATGGCGCACGCGCTCGTACCGAACGCCACGGAGCGGCAGTTGAAGGCGTACGGCGCGGGGCGCGGGCACGGGAGCGGCGCGGGGCGCGGCCCGCTGTCGGTCGTCGCCAACACCACCCGTGTCCAGGCCGTCGAACACCGCGGGCTGTCCCTCCTCGCCGCCAACACCTTCACGCCCGGCACCCACCGCGCCGGCCTTCTGTCGATCGACGGCGCCGCGTCGGTGCTCCTGCGGACGTCACACGACGGCACGGTCTCGGTAGCGGTCTGCGACCCGACGATGGCGCGGAACACGGTCTCGGTCACCGTGGGCGGCCGCCGGCTGCGCGCCGTGTCGTCCGACGACAGGGTCCGCGTCCGGGAGGTACCCGGCGGCACGCGTATCGACGTCGACACCCACCAGGCGCACGGGCGAAGCCTGACCGCGCGGCTGCGGTAG